A window from Methylococcus mesophilus encodes these proteins:
- a CDS encoding AI-2E family transporter, which yields MLEKMISHKLIDLFIRVGLIGFLVIYCYQIFKPFIGLMLWSVILAVAFHPMQVSLARRMGDKQGRAATVLVLVILLCVLIPTALLAISFADSATDLVRQVRDGSLKVPAPRAFVAEWPLLGDKLYALWSAAYDDVGAVAAKFEPKIRTVTKEILGYAASAGSAVLKFLVSLVLAGVWMAYASSGHAAARAIANRMAGPEQGDALVRLSTTTIRAVAQGVIGIACIQALLLGAGFILVGVPAAGILALLVLLLGIMQVPALLISLPTVIYVFMTNDSTIVAIMFAIYTIVAGSVDNILKPFMLGRGVDAPMPVILLGALGGMATGGIIGLFLGSVMLALGYQLFMAWVYSDNK from the coding sequence ATGCTGGAAAAAATGATCTCGCACAAGCTGATAGATCTGTTCATCAGGGTTGGGCTGATAGGTTTTCTGGTCATTTATTGCTATCAGATATTCAAGCCATTTATCGGCTTGATGCTGTGGTCCGTCATACTGGCGGTGGCGTTTCATCCCATGCAGGTCTCGTTGGCCCGCAGAATGGGGGACAAGCAGGGCCGTGCCGCGACTGTCCTGGTACTAGTGATACTCCTGTGCGTGCTGATCCCCACTGCGCTTCTTGCCATATCCTTCGCGGATTCGGCGACCGACCTGGTACGGCAGGTCCGGGACGGCAGCCTCAAAGTGCCGGCTCCCCGCGCTTTTGTTGCGGAATGGCCTTTGCTGGGAGACAAACTGTACGCGCTTTGGTCGGCCGCATACGATGATGTCGGTGCCGTGGCCGCGAAATTCGAGCCCAAGATTCGCACCGTCACCAAAGAGATATTGGGTTACGCGGCCAGTGCAGGCTCCGCGGTATTGAAGTTCCTGGTTTCCCTGGTGCTTGCGGGCGTCTGGATGGCCTATGCCTCGTCCGGCCACGCGGCGGCTAGAGCCATCGCCAACCGGATGGCGGGTCCCGAGCAAGGGGATGCCCTGGTCAGGCTTTCGACGACGACCATTCGCGCCGTGGCGCAAGGCGTGATTGGCATCGCCTGCATTCAGGCGCTGTTGCTGGGTGCCGGCTTTATCCTGGTCGGCGTTCCAGCCGCGGGGATTCTGGCATTATTGGTTTTGCTGCTGGGTATCATGCAAGTTCCAGCCCTTTTGATATCGCTGCCGACGGTCATTTATGTCTTCATGACCAACGACTCCACAATCGTGGCGATAATGTTCGCTATCTATACAATCGTTGCCGGTTCTGTCGATAACATACTCAAGCCCTTCATGCTTGGGCGGGGCGTGGACGCCCCGATGCCGGTGATTCTGCTGGGCGCCCTCGGCGGCATGGCGACCGGCGGCATCATCGGCCTGTTTCTGGGGTCCGTCATGCTGGCGTTGGGGTATCAGTTATTCATGGCTTGGGTATATAGCGACAACAAATGA
- a CDS encoding GNAT family N-acetyltransferase translates to MDIMIRPAETRDVEAMAELLGTLFSIEADFAFDRDRQRQGLTLLIGSGADRVLVAEVEGRVIGMCSVQTLISTAEGGRVGLVEDMVVAQDVRGKGIGQRLLGEIERWAADSGLTRLQLLADRANEPALAFYDRLGWERTALVGLRKMLRDAG, encoded by the coding sequence ATGGACATTATGATCAGGCCCGCCGAGACGCGTGACGTCGAAGCGATGGCGGAACTGCTCGGCACCCTGTTCTCGATCGAGGCGGATTTCGCCTTCGATCGGGACCGCCAGCGCCAGGGGCTAACGCTGTTGATCGGGAGCGGCGCGGACCGGGTGCTGGTGGCGGAAGTCGAGGGCCGGGTGATCGGCATGTGTTCGGTACAGACGCTGATTTCCACTGCCGAGGGCGGCCGGGTGGGGCTGGTCGAAGACATGGTGGTGGCGCAGGACGTCCGCGGGAAAGGCATCGGGCAGCGGCTGCTGGGCGAAATCGAGCGCTGGGCGGCCGACTCCGGCCTCACCCGCTTGCAGCTCCTGGCGGACCGGGCGAACGAGCCGGCGTTGGCCTTCTATGACCGGCTGGGCTGGGAGCGGACGGCGCTGGTCGGCTTGCGGAAGATGCTGCGCGACGCGGGTTGA
- a CDS encoding glycosyltransferase, whose amino-acid sequence MDTADSVFGGLVFISAALWSVILALPWRPWLNREVLRTVSGGHFYDLDDVTVVIPARDEAEVIGQTLAALKNQGSGLRVVLVDDGSTDGTGEAAGRVEGLALTVLRNESLPPGWSGKLWALKQGVARVGTEYTVLLDADIVLQPGVLGTLREKMRCDGIQFASLMASLRMENFWERLLMPAFVYFFKMLYPFALANSPDRRFAAAAGGCIMLETRLLERIGGFAAIHGALIDDCTLAKKVKATGARTWIGLSRSVVSLRRYDTLADVWDMVARTAFTQLRYSVWLLALCTLLMLILFWLPAAGLFASGYGVTLAAGWAVLLMAGTYIPTLRFYGRSAAWGLLMPVVAGAYLAMTWSSALRYRRGERSRWKGRIYSSEEEAG is encoded by the coding sequence ATGGACACTGCAGATTCGGTTTTCGGAGGACTCGTTTTCATTTCCGCGGCGCTTTGGAGCGTCATCCTGGCGCTTCCGTGGCGCCCCTGGCTCAACCGTGAAGTGCTGCGAACCGTATCCGGCGGGCATTTCTACGATCTCGACGATGTGACGGTGGTGATCCCAGCGCGGGACGAGGCCGAGGTGATCGGGCAAACCCTGGCCGCGCTCAAGAATCAGGGCAGCGGTCTGCGCGTGGTGCTGGTCGACGACGGTTCGACGGACGGCACCGGCGAGGCGGCCGGGCGCGTGGAAGGGCTGGCCCTCACCGTCCTGCGGAACGAGTCGCTGCCGCCGGGCTGGAGCGGCAAGCTGTGGGCGCTGAAACAGGGCGTGGCCCGGGTCGGCACCGAATATACGGTACTGCTGGATGCGGATATCGTGCTGCAGCCGGGCGTCCTGGGCACGCTGCGGGAAAAGATGCGCTGCGACGGCATCCAGTTCGCCTCCCTGATGGCCTCGCTGCGGATGGAGAACTTCTGGGAAAGGCTGCTGATGCCGGCCTTCGTCTATTTCTTCAAGATGCTGTACCCCTTCGCCCTCGCCAACTCGCCGGACCGCCGCTTCGCCGCGGCGGCGGGCGGCTGCATCATGCTGGAAACCCGGCTGCTGGAGCGTATCGGCGGGTTTGCCGCGATCCACGGCGCACTCATCGACGACTGCACCCTGGCGAAAAAGGTGAAGGCGACGGGTGCGAGGACCTGGATCGGGCTGTCGCGCTCGGTGGTGAGCCTGCGCCGCTACGATACATTGGCCGATGTGTGGGACATGGTCGCCCGCACCGCGTTCACCCAGTTGCGCTATTCGGTCTGGCTGCTGGCGCTGTGCACGCTGCTCATGCTGATCCTGTTCTGGCTGCCGGCGGCGGGCCTGTTCGCATCCGGATACGGGGTAACGCTTGCCGCCGGATGGGCGGTGTTGCTGATGGCGGGCACTTATATACCCACCCTGCGCTTCTATGGCAGAAGCGCGGCCTGGGGGTTGCTGATGCCGGTCGTCGCGGGAGCTTATCTGGCCATGACCTGGAGTTCGGCGCTGCGCTACCGGCGCGGCGAGCGCAGCCGCTGGAAGGGACGTATCTACTCGAGCGAAGAGGAAGCCGGCTGA
- a CDS encoding DUF2127 domain-containing protein, with translation MTPGMHGVRVVAAMEAAKGIVVLLAGFGVVELLHHGLEPVVDELVRHTHLNLASRYPRIFLDLLGNLSDRRLWALAALAFGYAALRFIEAYGLWRERRWAEWFGVASGGIYIPFELYELAEGVSWLKLSTLGINLAVVGYLGYALWLSGRLPPQPASSSLE, from the coding sequence GTGACGCCGGGCATGCACGGTGTCCGCGTCGTCGCCGCAATGGAAGCCGCCAAGGGGATCGTCGTACTCCTGGCCGGCTTCGGGGTGGTCGAGCTGTTGCATCACGGGCTGGAGCCCGTCGTCGACGAACTGGTGCGGCATACCCACCTCAACCTGGCCAGCCGTTATCCCCGGATTTTTCTCGATCTGCTGGGCAACCTGTCGGACCGGCGGCTCTGGGCGCTGGCCGCCCTGGCGTTCGGCTATGCCGCGCTGCGCTTCATCGAGGCCTATGGCTTGTGGCGCGAGCGGCGCTGGGCCGAATGGTTCGGCGTGGCCAGCGGCGGTATCTACATTCCTTTCGAGCTCTACGAACTGGCCGAAGGCGTGTCCTGGCTCAAGCTCTCGACCCTGGGCATCAATCTGGCCGTGGTCGGCTATCTGGGCTATGCGCTGTGGCTGAGCGGCCGATTGCCGCCTCAGCCGGCTTCCTCTTCGCTCGAGTAG
- a CDS encoding YkvA family protein: MILTEKTVQDSVAFAKARSKANEYAGDPGKLSSLLDKASKKAEAKKGPLSEVRDSLMACLRLLRACAQKRYSLPWQSLSLIVAAVVYFAMPVDLIPDFILSLGFADDAALLAWTFRQVKSDLEDFRRWELEQAEAAAPGDAAEAS, translated from the coding sequence ATGATACTCACCGAAAAGACCGTTCAGGACAGTGTGGCGTTCGCCAAGGCCCGATCCAAGGCGAACGAATACGCCGGCGATCCCGGAAAGCTGTCGTCGCTGCTGGACAAGGCTTCCAAGAAGGCCGAGGCGAAGAAGGGGCCACTGAGCGAGGTGCGGGATTCGCTCATGGCCTGCCTGCGGCTGCTCAGAGCCTGTGCCCAGAAGCGGTACTCCCTGCCCTGGCAGAGCCTCAGCCTGATCGTCGCCGCCGTGGTCTATTTCGCCATGCCGGTCGATCTGATCCCGGATTTCATCCTGAGCCTCGGGTTCGCCGACGACGCCGCCCTCCTGGCCTGGACCTTCAGGCAGGTGAAGTCCGACCTCGAAGATTTCCGCCGCTGGGAACTCGAACAGGCGGAGGCCGCGGCGCCGGGCGATGCGGCGGAGGCTTCGTGA
- the hemN gene encoding oxygen-independent coproporphyrinogen III oxidase has protein sequence MNDQNTGLRVEWDPALIRKYDRSGPRYTSYPTADRFVPGFNAARYEEWLHRRAAEANPSPLSLYFHIPFCQTVCFYCACNKIVTANREHAGKYIDYLEKEIELQARHLGRHREVRQLHWGGGTPTFLNHEQMRRLMGATRGHFELAEGEYSIEIDPRKVDEATIALLREIGFNRMSLGVQDFDPEVQKAVNRIQSEEETLRVLNAARTEGFCSVSIDLIYGLPKQTVSGFRHTLDRILAADPDRISLYNYAHLPHLFKPQRQIRDEDLPSADAKLEILQNAIAHLTGAGYVYIGMDHFAKADNELNLAQREGRLQRNFQGYSTHADCDMVAMGVTAIGKVGPTYSQNFRTLEDYYARLDQGVLPIMRGLECDDDDLLRRAVIQALMCQFELDFARLGQQHGVDFARYFAAELGDLEPMAADGLLALGPDRLTVTPKGRLLIRNIAMAFDRYLRQDQERRAYSKVI, from the coding sequence ATGAACGACCAGAACACCGGCCTGCGCGTGGAATGGGATCCCGCGCTGATCCGCAAATACGACCGCAGCGGGCCGCGCTACACCTCCTATCCCACCGCCGACCGCTTCGTGCCCGGCTTCAACGCCGCCCGCTACGAGGAATGGCTGCACCGGCGCGCGGCCGAGGCGAATCCTTCGCCGCTGTCGCTGTATTTCCACATCCCCTTCTGCCAGACGGTCTGCTTCTACTGCGCCTGCAACAAGATCGTTACCGCCAACCGCGAGCACGCCGGCAAGTACATCGACTACCTGGAAAAGGAAATCGAACTGCAGGCGAGACACCTGGGGCGGCATCGCGAGGTGCGCCAGCTGCACTGGGGCGGCGGCACGCCGACCTTCCTGAACCACGAACAGATGCGCCGGCTGATGGGAGCGACGCGCGGGCATTTCGAGCTGGCCGAGGGCGAATATTCGATCGAGATCGACCCGCGCAAAGTGGACGAGGCCACCATCGCCCTGCTGCGCGAAATCGGCTTCAACCGGATGAGCTTAGGGGTGCAGGACTTCGACCCGGAGGTGCAAAAGGCCGTCAACCGCATCCAGAGCGAAGAGGAGACGCTGCGCGTCCTCAACGCCGCCCGCACCGAAGGTTTCTGCTCGGTCAGCATCGACCTGATCTACGGCCTGCCCAAGCAGACGGTGAGCGGCTTCCGCCACACCCTGGACCGCATCCTGGCCGCCGATCCGGACCGGATTTCGCTCTACAACTACGCCCACCTGCCGCATCTGTTCAAGCCACAGCGCCAGATCCGCGACGAAGACCTGCCCAGCGCCGACGCCAAGCTGGAAATCCTGCAAAATGCGATCGCCCACCTGACCGGTGCTGGCTACGTCTACATCGGCATGGATCATTTCGCCAAGGCGGATAACGAGCTGAACCTGGCCCAGCGCGAAGGCCGTCTCCAGCGCAACTTCCAGGGCTACTCGACCCACGCCGACTGCGACATGGTCGCCATGGGCGTCACCGCCATCGGCAAGGTCGGGCCGACCTACAGCCAGAATTTCCGCACCCTGGAGGACTACTACGCCCGGCTCGACCAGGGCGTGCTGCCCATCATGCGCGGACTGGAATGCGATGACGACGACCTGCTCCGGCGCGCCGTGATCCAGGCCCTGATGTGCCAGTTCGAACTGGACTTCGCCCGGCTCGGGCAGCAACACGGGGTTGACTTCGCCCGCTACTTCGCCGCCGAACTCGGCGACCTCGAACCGATGGCCGCGGACGGACTGCTGGCGCTGGGGCCTGACCGGCTCACGGTCACCCCCAAGGGGCGCCTGCTGATCCGCAACATCGCCATGGCGTTCGACCGCTACCTGCGCCAGGACCAGGAGCGGCGGGCCTATTCCAAGGTCATCTGA
- a CDS encoding Ni/Fe hydrogenase subunit alpha has protein sequence MYDHLETAENPESLKRVVIDPVTRVEGHGKVTLLLDEDNHVRQARLHIVEFRGFERFIQGRPYWELPVLVQRLCGICPVSHHLAAAKAIDQVVGVDRLTPAAEKLRRLMHFGQFLQSHALHFFHLATPDLLFGFDSPAGRRNIFAVLKEYPDVGLEGVRMRKYGQEVIRLISGKRIHGSAAIPGGMNKALTVEERDFLLQDIDTVLGWCRNALALIRRVYLANREHHERFGLIRSNFMGLIRDDGAFEIYHGGLRAKDASGRTIFDKLDYRGYTGILREEVRSWSYMKFPYIEALGKENGWYRVGPLARINNCDFIPTPLAEEARQDFLAQGAGGPVHGSLAFHWARMIETLHCAESIRELLHAPELLGTDLVVHGERQPEGVGVIEAPRGTLFHHYQVDENDLVTRANLIVSTTHNNQAMNESIRQVASEYLDGQTITEGLLNHIEVAIRAYDPCLSCATHALGKMPLVIELMDAGGGMLDRLQKRADGTVSR, from the coding sequence ATGTATGATCATCTCGAGACCGCCGAGAATCCCGAGAGCCTGAAGCGCGTGGTCATCGACCCGGTGACCCGCGTCGAAGGCCACGGCAAGGTCACCCTGCTGTTGGACGAGGACAACCACGTCCGCCAGGCGCGGCTCCACATCGTCGAATTCCGCGGGTTCGAGCGTTTCATCCAGGGCCGCCCCTACTGGGAGTTGCCGGTCCTGGTCCAGCGGCTGTGCGGCATCTGCCCGGTGAGCCACCACCTCGCCGCGGCGAAGGCCATCGACCAGGTCGTCGGCGTCGACCGGCTCACGCCTGCCGCGGAGAAGCTGCGCCGGCTGATGCATTTCGGCCAGTTCCTGCAATCGCATGCGCTTCATTTCTTCCATCTGGCGACGCCCGACCTCCTGTTCGGCTTCGACAGCCCCGCCGGTCGCCGCAACATCTTCGCGGTGCTGAAAGAGTATCCGGACGTGGGGCTGGAAGGCGTCCGCATGCGCAAATACGGCCAGGAGGTGATCCGGCTGATTTCCGGCAAGCGCATCCACGGCAGCGCCGCCATCCCCGGCGGGATGAACAAGGCCTTGACGGTGGAGGAAAGGGATTTCCTGCTCCAGGACATCGACACGGTCCTCGGCTGGTGCCGCAATGCGCTCGCGCTGATCCGCCGAGTATACCTCGCCAACCGCGAGCATCACGAGCGCTTCGGCCTGATCCGTTCCAACTTCATGGGGCTGATCCGCGACGACGGCGCTTTCGAAATCTACCACGGCGGCCTGCGGGCCAAGGACGCCTCCGGCCGGACGATCTTCGACAAGCTCGACTACCGGGGCTACACCGGCATCCTGCGCGAAGAAGTGCGCTCCTGGTCCTACATGAAATTCCCGTACATCGAGGCGCTGGGCAAGGAAAACGGCTGGTACCGGGTCGGACCGCTGGCCCGCATCAACAACTGCGACTTCATTCCCACCCCCCTGGCCGAAGAGGCTCGGCAGGACTTCCTGGCCCAAGGCGCCGGCGGACCGGTGCACGGCTCGCTGGCCTTCCACTGGGCCCGGATGATCGAAACCCTGCACTGCGCCGAGAGCATCCGCGAACTGCTGCACGCCCCGGAGCTGCTGGGCACCGACCTCGTCGTCCACGGCGAGCGGCAGCCGGAAGGCGTCGGCGTGATCGAGGCGCCGCGCGGCACCCTGTTCCACCATTACCAGGTCGATGAAAACGATCTCGTGACCCGCGCCAACCTGATCGTCTCCACCACTCACAACAACCAGGCGATGAACGAGTCTATCCGCCAGGTGGCGTCCGAATATCTCGACGGCCAGACGATCACGGAAGGGCTGCTGAACCACATCGAAGTGGCGATCCGCGCCTACGACCCCTGCCTGTCCTGCGCCACGCATGCCCTGGGCAAGATGCCGCTGGTCATCGAGCTGATGGACGCCGGCGGCGGGATGCTGGACCGTCTGCAAAAGCGGGCGGACGGAACGGTATCGCGCTGA
- a CDS encoding hydrogenase maturation protease, whose product MAGLLVFGYGNPSRGDDALGPLFLEALQERLASSPGGDIEFLQDFQLQIEHALDLAGRDRVLFVDAHVGCPPPFRFERLVPRRDGSYTTHAVSPQALLEVYRRLNRGEPPPAYLLSIRGERFGLGDALSREAESNLESALRFAEALIRKTTGTGWDSLPSGPDQKYGFSLA is encoded by the coding sequence GTGGCGGGGCTGCTGGTTTTTGGCTACGGCAACCCGAGCCGGGGTGACGACGCGCTCGGGCCGCTGTTCCTCGAAGCGCTGCAAGAACGGCTGGCAAGCTCGCCAGGGGGGGACATCGAATTCCTGCAAGATTTCCAGCTCCAGATCGAGCACGCGCTCGACCTCGCCGGACGGGACCGGGTGCTGTTCGTGGACGCCCACGTCGGCTGCCCGCCGCCGTTCCGGTTCGAACGGCTCGTTCCCCGGCGCGACGGCAGCTACACCACCCATGCCGTCAGCCCGCAAGCCCTGCTCGAAGTCTACCGGCGCCTCAACCGCGGCGAGCCGCCGCCCGCTTATCTCCTGAGCATCCGCGGGGAGCGGTTCGGCCTGGGAGACGCCCTAAGCCGGGAGGCGGAATCGAATCTCGAGTCCGCGCTGCGTTTCGCCGAAGCGCTGATCCGCAAGACGACGGGGACTGGCTGGGATTCCCTTCCCAGCGGACCGGATCAGAAATACGGCTTTTCCTTGGCCTGA
- the ppa gene encoding inorganic diphosphatase, which translates to MALMKVSSGRQVPEDIHVVIEIPAFSDPVKYEVDKETGALFVDRFMGTAMQYPCNYGYVPHSLSEDGDPVDVLVIAPCRLLSGSVVRCRPIGVLKMEDEAGGDAKVLAVPVDKLSSLYAKVKSYRDIPEPQLAQIAHFFEHYKDLEPGKWVKINGWGDIDEALLEITGSIDRYNQAKEKPYF; encoded by the coding sequence ATGGCTTTGATGAAAGTCAGTTCCGGCAGGCAGGTGCCCGAGGACATCCATGTGGTCATCGAGATCCCGGCGTTCAGCGACCCGGTCAAGTACGAGGTCGACAAGGAAACCGGGGCGCTGTTCGTGGACCGTTTCATGGGCACGGCGATGCAGTATCCGTGCAATTACGGCTACGTCCCCCACTCCTTGTCGGAGGACGGCGATCCGGTCGACGTCCTGGTGATCGCGCCCTGTCGCCTGCTGAGCGGCTCGGTGGTGCGGTGCAGGCCGATCGGCGTGCTGAAGATGGAGGACGAGGCCGGCGGTGACGCCAAGGTCCTGGCGGTACCGGTCGACAAGCTTTCGTCGCTGTACGCCAAGGTCAAGTCCTACCGCGACATCCCCGAGCCCCAGTTGGCCCAGATTGCCCACTTCTTCGAGCATTACAAGGATCTCGAGCCCGGCAAGTGGGTGAAGATCAACGGCTGGGGCGACATCGACGAGGCGCTGCTGGAAATCACCGGCAGCATCGATCGCTACAATCAGGCCAAGGAAAAGCCGTATTTCTGA
- a CDS encoding nuclear transport factor 2 family protein, which produces MPAYPRAELEEMVSRWLAANRDAERAGDWIQSLGAMYTEDAEYGWNMGPDQEFLARGRQQIMDWALGFHMEGFEQWRYPYDHVLIDEARGEVIGFWRQVSPARRADGSHYEVAGLGGSWFRYGGNHQWCWQRDFFDLGNVKALFMELAANGQLDAPVRRKIARLAKGQAMPGVYPLHPAPGLLAKLKGYYAMARIVLSGG; this is translated from the coding sequence ATGCCCGCATACCCCCGAGCAGAACTGGAAGAAATGGTTTCGCGCTGGCTGGCGGCCAACCGTGACGCGGAGCGCGCCGGCGACTGGATCCAGTCGCTCGGCGCGATGTATACGGAAGACGCCGAATACGGCTGGAACATGGGGCCCGATCAGGAGTTCCTGGCCCGCGGGCGGCAGCAGATCATGGACTGGGCGCTCGGCTTCCACATGGAGGGTTTCGAGCAATGGCGCTACCCGTACGACCACGTGCTGATCGACGAGGCACGGGGCGAGGTCATCGGGTTCTGGCGCCAGGTATCGCCGGCCCGGCGGGCGGACGGCAGCCATTACGAGGTCGCCGGGCTCGGCGGTTCCTGGTTCCGCTACGGCGGCAATCATCAATGGTGCTGGCAGCGCGATTTCTTCGACCTGGGCAACGTCAAGGCGCTGTTCATGGAACTGGCGGCCAACGGCCAGCTCGACGCGCCGGTGCGGCGCAAGATCGCCAGGCTGGCGAAGGGCCAGGCGATGCCCGGCGTTTATCCCCTGCACCCGGCGCCCGGCTTGCTCGCCAAACTCAAGGGGTATTACGCGATGGCCCGCATCGTCCTGTCGGGCGGCTAG
- the lipA gene encoding lipoyl synthase, which produces MKTFDDNRAPSRQTPASHQRGAEKLSRIPVKVEPVASPLRKPEWIRIRAGTGEEVQRVKRLLRERGLHSVCEEAACPNLAECFGHGTATFMILGDICTRRCPFCDVAHGRPAPPDPAEPEHLAETIALLGLRYVVITSVDRDDLRDGGAGHFAACIRALRTRSPALSIEILTPDFRGRIETALDLLAADPPDVFNHNIETVPRLYRQARPGADYDQSLDLLARFRERVPGVPTKSGLMLGLGETLDEVREVLCDLRNHGCEMLTLGQYLQPSRDHLPVMRYVPPSEFDELAACARELGFTSVASAPLVRSSYHADLQAAVARR; this is translated from the coding sequence ATGAAAACTTTCGACGACAATCGGGCGCCTTCGCGCCAGACCCCAGCTTCCCATCAACGGGGAGCGGAAAAGCTCTCGCGCATCCCCGTCAAGGTTGAACCCGTCGCGTCGCCTTTGCGCAAGCCCGAATGGATCAGGATCCGCGCCGGTACCGGCGAGGAAGTCCAGCGTGTGAAGCGGCTGCTGCGCGAGCGCGGCCTGCACAGCGTCTGCGAAGAAGCGGCCTGCCCCAATCTGGCGGAATGTTTCGGCCACGGCACCGCCACCTTCATGATCCTCGGCGACATCTGCACCCGCCGCTGCCCGTTCTGCGACGTCGCCCACGGCCGCCCGGCACCGCCCGACCCGGCCGAACCCGAACATCTCGCGGAAACCATCGCCCTGCTGGGGCTGCGCTACGTGGTGATCACCTCGGTCGACCGGGACGATCTTCGCGACGGCGGCGCGGGGCATTTCGCCGCCTGTATCCGGGCCTTGCGCACACGCTCCCCTGCACTTTCCATCGAGATTCTGACCCCGGATTTCCGGGGCCGCATCGAAACGGCGCTTGATCTGCTCGCCGCCGATCCGCCCGACGTGTTCAACCACAACATCGAAACCGTGCCCCGCCTCTACCGCCAGGCGCGGCCCGGCGCCGACTACGACCAGTCGCTGGATCTCCTGGCACGATTCCGCGAGCGGGTGCCGGGCGTGCCGACCAAGTCGGGGCTGATGCTCGGCCTGGGCGAGACCCTGGATGAGGTTCGGGAAGTGCTGTGCGATCTCCGCAACCATGGCTGCGAGATGCTCACTTTGGGCCAGTATCTACAGCCCAGCCGGGACCATCTGCCCGTGATGCGCTACGTTCCGCCGTCCGAATTCGACGAGCTTGCGGCGTGCGCACGGGAACTCGGCTTCACCAGCGTCGCCAGCGCGCCGCTGGTGCGCTCGTCTTATCACGCCGATCTGCAGGCGGCTGTCGCCCGACGCTGA
- the lipB gene encoding lipoyl(octanoyl) transferase LipB — MAFRVRMLERADYEPVWRAMQEFTEQRTDDTADELWLVEHPPVYTLGMNGDAAHILDAGDVPVVRTDRGGQVTYHGPGQLVLYALVDLQRRKLGVRRMVSALEESVVALLRQYGLSAQARSDAPGVYVQGAKIASLGLRVRRGCCYHGVALNVRPELEAFGRINPCGYAGLPVTRLADLGVDAQVFEPAAALVRELMVQLGDEEIEI, encoded by the coding sequence ATGGCCTTCCGTGTCCGCATGCTGGAGCGAGCCGACTACGAACCGGTGTGGCGCGCCATGCAGGAGTTCACCGAGCAGCGCACCGATGACACCGCCGACGAACTGTGGCTGGTCGAGCATCCGCCGGTTTACACGCTCGGCATGAACGGGGACGCCGCCCATATACTCGATGCCGGGGACGTGCCGGTGGTCCGGACCGACCGGGGCGGACAGGTGACCTATCACGGCCCCGGCCAGCTCGTGCTCTACGCCCTGGTCGACCTGCAAAGACGCAAACTCGGGGTGAGACGGATGGTCAGCGCGCTGGAAGAGTCCGTCGTCGCGCTGTTGCGCCAGTACGGTCTGAGTGCGCAGGCGCGCAGCGATGCGCCCGGAGTCTACGTGCAGGGGGCCAAGATCGCATCGCTCGGCCTGCGGGTGCGGCGCGGCTGCTGCTATCACGGGGTCGCTCTCAACGTCCGTCCGGAGCTGGAAGCCTTCGGCCGGATCAATCCCTGCGGCTATGCCGGCTTGCCGGTGACGCGGCTGGCCGATCTGGGCGTGGATGCGCAGGTGTTCGAGCCGGCGGCGGCGCTGGTGCGCGAATTGATGGTCCAGCTCGGCGACGAGGAAATCGAGATATGA